In Candidatus Margulisiibacteriota bacterium, the genomic stretch GCGTTTAATAATCTCCTGTTTCTGCTCGGCCGTTAGTGTTGGGAAACCTTTTGGCATGTGCCTTCACCCCTTTCTACTAGTCAGATTATACTGAAACTACTTGTCTAGTATAAGGGGTACATGCCAGGCAGGGACAACACAGTCAAGAGATTTTTATAAATGGCTGGAGAAAAGAACGGAAGGTGTGGGCCAAAAGCTCTGGCAGGAGACTATGCGGATACTGGGCGGACAGCTTTCTCCAATGCAAACAGATAGAGGCTTTGCGAATGCTGTAGATATTGTAAGCTTGGGTAGGGATTATTATGTTAAGAGGCTAGAGACAGACAATATAGAAGCTGAGGGGCTCGCATATGATATTCTTGAAAAACTGACCTCTCTGGGATTTTCCAGATACGAGTGCATAATTATACTCAACGGCATCGCCAGTCAATGCGCATTATTTCAGAAAGAAAACCTGGAAACCGTTTTGTCTCAATTGGAGGTGAATAAAAGATTGGAAAATGCATATTTCTCCAAGGACTAGAAACTGCCTGAGTGCATGTTTGTAATTATCTTTCCCCATGATATAATTCCCATACTATGCTGCGCTTTTTAACCGCCGGTGAATCTCACGGTAAAATGCTGGTAGCCATTCTTGAAGGTATTCCGGCCGACCTTTCTCTGTCCGAAAGTGATATCAATATCGAACTTCAAAGACGCCAACAGGGACCCGGAAGGTCCGAGCGGATGAAGATAGAAAAGGATGAAGCGGAGATCGTATCCGGTGTCATCAAGGGAAAGACCGTAGGAAGCCCCATTGCACTGCTGATAAAGAACAAAGCAGGGATCTCGGGTCCCGAAACCGTGACAAAGCTGCGTCCGGGGCACGCGGACCTGGCAGGGGCCCTAAAATACGGGCAGACTGATGTCAGAAATGTCCTTGAGAGAGCAAGCGCCAGAGAAACTGCGGCAAGAGTGGCGGTTGGAGCTATCGCAAAAAAACTTCTTTCAGTATTTAATATCAGGACGGAAAGCAAAGTCATTGAGATAGGAGGAGAAAGCAGTTCCTCTTCCTGGGAAAAGCTTGTAGAAAAGGCAAAAGCGGACGGGGATTCTCTCGGCGGGATCTTCGAGGTCATGGTTTCAAATGTTCCCGTCGGGCTCGGCAGTTATGTGCAGGGCGACAGGAGGCTATCGTCCAGGCTTGCGCAGGCCGTTATGAGCATTCCGGCCATAAAAGGAGTTGAATTCGGCCTCGGTTTTATGGCTGCAAAGCTTACCGGATCAAAAGTCCATGACGAGATCCTCTTTGAGGACAAGTTCAAGCACAGGACCAACAATGCGGGCGGGATAGAAGGCGGGATCTCTAACGGGGAGCCGATCATCGTCAGGGCCGCGATGAAGCCCATTGCCACAATAACCAAGCCTCTCAACACGGTAGACCTGGCCACAAAGGAACCCTGCCTGGCGCATGTGGAAAGGGCCGATGTCTGCGCGGCCCATGCCGCCGCCGTTGTAGGAGAAGCGGTCTGCTCCATTGTTATTGCAGACGCGCTCCTTGAAAAATTCGGGGGGGACTCGATAGAAGAGATCAGATCGCGTCTGCCTTAGGACAGCACCCCGCCAGCATTCTTGTGGTATAATTACATATATCAAATTCCGGGAGGAAATAAATTGGCCGCAAAGATCAGATTGACCAGGATAGGCACCAAAGGGAAGCCGTATTACAGAGTTATCGTTATAGATGAATCCAGTGCAAGGAACGCCAGCCCGATAGAGATACTCGGGCAGTATGTTCCGGGCGCAGAACCGTCTGTTTTTGAGGTTGACAAGGACAAGACCTCTGCCTGGCTGAAAAAGGGAGCGACCCCGTCCCCTACGGTTCGAAAGTATCTGGGCAAGATAGGGCTTATGAGCGCTGTTGATTACAGCAAAAAGAAGAAAAAACTTTCAAAAGCTGCGCTGGCAGAAGCCGAAGCGCAAAAAGCGCAGGCACCCAAAGAAACCGCCGCAAAGGCTCCGGAAGCGGCACAGGCGCAGGCCCAGCAGTAGGCAGCGGTCCGTTTTAGGAGAATCCCTCAATGAAAGAACTGGTGGAGTATATCGTAAGAGCCTTGGTGGACAAGCCCGATGAGGTTGAGATAAAGCAAACCGATTCAGAGGGCCTGACAATACTTGAGATCAAAGTTGCCGCTGACGAGGTCGGGAAGGTCATTGGCAAAGAAGGCCGCATCGCCAATGCCATAAGGACCATAGCAAAATCGGCGGGAGCAAGGGATAGAAAGAGAATAACGGTGGAAATAATGACCCGCGAACAAGGAGGTATGTAGAATGGCAGAGCAGGAAAAGACCCTTGAACTGAAGAGGATAGTGATGGTAAAGGCCGTTGTGACAGAAGCATTTAAAGAAAACCTGGTAAGAGAGCTTGAAAGGGCCGTACGGAACCTGGACACTCAGGGACTTGCTATGGAAAACCAGAGCAAGACATATCTGGAAGACCTCAAGAAAAAAGGTATGATGCAGCAGGTGACCGCGTTCAAGAACCAACTGGCCGGCGAAAGAACAAGGATAACCGCGCAGAAGAACGATCTCCTTGCCAAGATGGAAGAGGCAAAAAGGCTTGTCCTGGGGACAGAATTTGTCCAGGGCCCGCTCGAAGGGCCTGTCAATGTCAAGGTCGGGGACAATCTTTACAGAAAAGTAGGCGCCGCGGAACTCCTGGTAAAAGACGGCGTTATTATGGAAATAAGGAACATTGACTGAACTATCAGTTCCCGCATCTAACTGACAGCCCTGGGCTAGCGCCTTGGCTCCAACCAAATGAAATTTGACATATTAACCCTTTTCCCCTCCATGTTCGAGGGGCCTCTGACAGAGAGCATCCTCAAAAGAGGAAGAGAAAAAGGGTTGTTCTCTGTAACTGTGCATGACCTAAGGGACAAGACCGCGGACAAGCACAAGACGGCTGATGACGCTCCCTTTGGGGGCGGGGCCGGGATGGTGATGAAGATAGAGCCTATTGCCGCTTTTCTTAAGGAACTCAAGACTGTAAAGACAAAGACGATCCTGCTAACCCCGTCCGGCGCCGCCCTAACCCAGGAAAAAGTCAGGTCTTTGTCCAAAGAAGAACATCTTATACTTATATGCGGTCATTATGAAGGCGTTGATGAAAGGGTTTCGGGGCTTATCGATGAGGAACTTTCGATCGGAGACTATGTGCTGACCGGGGGAGAGCTTCCCGCCATGGTGCTGGTGGATTGCATCTGCCGGCATATTCCGGGTGTTGTTAAAGAAATGGACTCTGTTACTGAAGACTCCTTTACATACGGTTTGCTGGACCATCCGCATTACACAAGGCCTGCCGAGCATGGAACGGGCTCTGCGCCTGAGGTCCTTCAGAGAGGTAATCACGAAGAGATCAGGAAATGGCGCCGCAAAGAAGCTTTGAGGCGCACCCTTCTTAAGAGAAGCGATCTGTTTGCCGGGGCGCAGTTGACCGGTGAAGACAGCGGCCTTTTAAGAGAGATCATACTTGGCCTGTAGGGCCGCCCGTGCCTTGAAAGACGCTCTTACAAAGTCTATAATAAGAACAGGAGTGCAATAATGGGAATAATAGAGGATATCAACAGGAAAACAATGAAAGAAAAGGTGGAGTCCTTTGGCGTGGGTGACACGGTAAAGGTCTTTGCCAAGATAACCGAAGGCGATAAAGAAAGGCTGCAGGGCTTTGAAGGTGTCGTGATAGCCAAGAAGGGCGGCTCCAGCGCCCAGACCTTTACGGTAAGAAAAGTGGTGCAGGGAGTGGGAGTGGAGAGGATATTCCCGATACATTCACCCAAAGTTGACAGGATCAAGCTTATAAGAAGAGGCAAGGTAAGAAGAGCCAAGCTCTATTATCTGCGCGACAGGATCGGCAGCAGGGCCACCAAGATAGACGAGAGAGAACAGACCTCCGCAGAAAAGGCGCTGGCCGCCTGATGCAGCGCTTCAGGGCGTTCTTTAAAGACACCGCAGAAACACTATTTGTAGCCCTTTTGATAGCCCTTGTGGTGCGGGCATTTCTGCTTCAGATCTTCTGGATACCTTCCGCCTCTATGGAGCCGACCCTGATGACGGGGGACCGCCTGATAGTTGACAAGCTCTCTCTGGGCGTACAGAACCCTCTTTATGATATGAACGACAGTCCCGTGTTCCTGTTCAACATACCCAACCCTTTGTACAACACGAACTTTCCTTTGAGCGACATACGCTACATCGTAAAGCTTTGGCAGCCCCAAAGGATGGAGATCCTTGTGTTCAAATATCCAAAGGACCCACTGGGCACCAGGAGGGATTTCATAAAAAGGCTGATCGGGCTACCGGGAGAAGAGATCGAGATAAAGAACGGAGTGGTCTATATAGATGATCAGCCGATCAAAGAAGAGCACACAATGGCAAAAGACGCTTTTGATATGCCAAAGGTCCGTATCCCCGAAGGCCATTATTTTATGATGGGTGATAACAGGCCTAACAGTGCTGACAGCAGGTACTGGGGCTTTGTCCCCGGCGATTACTTTGTCGGCAGGGCTCTTTTCCGCATCTGGCCTATCCTTAAGATCGGGCCTGTGCCAAAATAAAATGCCCCATTTCCTTATCGAAAGGAAACTGATGCGGCGGGGAAAGCTCCCTGTCGCCGGAGTGGACGAGGCCGGAAGAGGCCCTCTTGCCGGGCCCGTGTTTGCGGCAGCCGTGATACTGGACCCTGACCTTAAGATAGAAGGCCTTGATGACTCCAAAAAACTGTCCCCTTCAAAAAGAGAAGCCCTTTGCTACATTATCAAAAGACATTCCCTGTCCTGGGCTGTGTCAAAAGTATCGGAAAAGCGCATAGACAGGATCAATATACTTAACGCATCCCTTCTGGCAATGAAAAAAGCCCTCGCGGCCCTGTCCGTAAAGCCGGGCTATGCTCTGGTGGACGGCAACAGAACAATACCGGGGTTAGATATCGGCCAGCTCTGCGTGGTCAAAGGGGACGCCATAAGCGTTTCTATCGCGGCGGCTTCCATCCTTGCCAAGGTGGAGAGGGACAGACAGATGAAAAGGCTCCACGATCGATTTCCGGATTACGGCTTTGATGTCCACAAAGGGTATGGGACATCCGCCCACATGAAAGCCATAAAAAAGCACGGTCCTTGCGCCTGCCACAGAATGACCTTTGAGCCCGTGCGCTCTTGCCGCCTCCAAAGAACGGTGGTAAAATAGAGGCACTATGGAAGATCAGATAGTTTCGCAGCACAGGGAAGATAGCTCGAACCGGGGGCAGATCAGGTTCTCGGCCTCTTTCTCGCAGAGGCTCTCGGGGCTGAGCAGGTCCAAGCAAAAAGTGCAGTTCCTTTCTCTTTCGGAACTCTCAAAAAATGGATTTTCGAGGTCTGCAGGCTCAAGAACGGTCCACTAAGGAGAAATAGCCATGTCCAAGCTTTACAGGTCCAGGAAGGATGTCAAGATCGCCGGCATCATCGGCGGGGTTTCTGAGGCAACAAAGATAGATTCTACCATCCTGAGGCTTTCGGTCGTCTTTCTTGCCGTTGTCACAGGGATATTTCCCGCGGTCATCACCTACATAGCAGGCTGGTTCATAATCCCAGAGCAACCCGCGCAATAATCTGTTGAGGGTGTTGAAAAACACCGCACCGAAAACTGCCTATCGCAAACCGCAGACCTTTTCGGAACGGTTCCCGGTCTACGGACCCCGGTTCCCTTCCGCCTGGCGCCGGAATTGCTGTATTCCCCAATATATGTCCATCCAAAGCAAACTCATAGGAAAAGAGGGGGAAGATGCCGCCTGCCGCTATATTGAATCCCTGGGGTGGAAGGTCCTTGACAGGAATTTCTGCTCTTCCCAGGGCGAGATAGACATTGTGGCAGAAGACGGGCAGTTCCTGGTATTTGTTGAGGTCAAGAATTACTCCTTTGCCAGCTTTGGCACACCTGTCGGAGCGATACGGGCGGCAAAAAAGAAGAGCATAATCCACGCGGCAAGCACTTACCTGCATAAGAAGAACATCAGCGATGTTTACTGCAGGTTCGATGTCATTTCTATCTACAGGGACTTCGAAGGAAAAAAGAATATCGAACTTTATAAGAACGCATTCCAAATGAACTAAAAAAGGGGGAGGCCTAGTGTTCGTAAAAGTAAAGAGCGCCGCACTGTCGGGACTTACAGGCTATATCGTTGATGTTGAGGTGGATGCGCACAAGGGGCTGCCAGGGCAATCGATAGTGGGGCTTCCGGATGCCGCCGTAAAGGAGAGCCGGGACAGGGTTAAAGCCGCCGTCTCTAATTCCGGGCTGGATTTTCCCCCGGGGTATTTTACTATCAACCTGGCTCCCGCCGACATCAGGAAAGAGGGGCCAGTATACGATCTTCCCATAGCGGTGGGAATTCTTGCAAGCCACGGAATAATAAGGGCGAGCTTGCTAAGTGATACGATCTTTCTTGGAGAACTGTCCCTTGACGGGGCGGTAAGGCCGGTTTCGGGAGTGCTTCCGATCTGTCTTGAGGCCGCAAAGAACGGGATAAAACGGGCCGTTGTGCCAAAGGACAACGCAAGCGAAGCCGCGCTGGTAAAAGAGTTGGAAATAATCCCGGCAGAAGACCTTTCGGGACTTATAGGATTTTTGAACGGGGGAACAAAGGTGAAGCCTCATACAGTTGATATCGAGGAACTGTTTTCCAAAGAACCGGAGTATGAGCTTGATCTAAGCGAGGTCAAAGGGCAGTTCCATGCCAAACGGGCGCTTGAGATAGCTGCTGCCGGAGGGCACAATATACTTATGATAGGGCCTCCCGGCTCAGGGAAAACTATGCTTGCAAGAAGGCTGCCGACAATAATGCCTCCACTTTCTTTAAGCGAGGCTCTCGAGGTGACAAAGCTCTACAGCATCACGGGCTTTTTGTCATCAAAAAACACGCTCGTTACAAAAAGGCCCTTCAGGTCCCCTCATCACACGACTTCGGATATAGGGATAGTGGGCGGAGGCAGGGTCCCCAGGCCGGGCGAGGTCAGCCTTGCCCATTTCGGTGTTCTTTTTCTTGATGAATTCCCGGAATTCTCAAGGGATGTACTTGAAGTTCTGCGCCAGCCGCTTGAAGAGAACGAAGTTTCCATCTGCCGGGCCTTAACTTCGGTCACTTTTCCGGCGGAGTTCATGCTGGTTGCCGCTATGAACCCGTGCCCGTGCGGAAATTACGGCGACCGCCTGCGGGAGTGCCAGTGCCCCTCGTGGAAGATACAGAGGTATCTTCAAAAACTGTCCGGGCCGCTTTTGGACAGGATAGACATCTGCATAGAAGTCCCTCGGCTGGGGAAAGAGGACCTTGTTTCCTGCCCCGCCGGGGAAACCTCCTCTCAGATAAGGCAGCGTGTTTCAAAGGCAAGGCAAAGACAGAGGGAAAGGTTTTCCGCCTCAAAGATCTCCTCTAATGCAAAGATGACTCCTAAGTATATAAAGAAATGCTGCCTGCTCGAAAAGCCGGCGGAAGAACTGCTTAAATCAGCGGTCCTTCATCTTGGCATGAGCGGCAGGGCCTATGACAGGGTGCTAAAGGTGGCCCTTACCGTTGCCGACCTTGACGGCAGCCAGGTAATAAGGGAAAACCATATAGCGGAGGCGGTGCAGTATAGAAATGTATTGATACAAAAATGTAGCGCTATCATTTGACTTATTCAAAAATGTATAGTATTGTATCGCTATATGGACCAGAAGAACGAGCAGAGCAGAAGAAAAGTCCACGAACTGACCGCGCTGTATGAAGTGAGCCAGGCTCTGAGCCTTACCCTTGATGTTGAAAGTTCGATGTATTCCATAATGGAGATACTCGAAAAAAGGCTGGGCATGAAAAGGGCCACTATGACGCTGCTTCATCCCATTACCGGCGAGCTCTTTATAGACATAGGACACGGCCTGACCGATGCCGAGATTAAGAGGGGAAAATACCGCATAGGTGAAGGGATAACCGGAAAGGTCGTGGAAACGGGAAAGCCGGCCGTCATCCCGAGGATTGGGGAGGAGCCTCTATTTCTTGACAGGACAAGGTCCAGGAAAGGGATAGATAAGAACAATATCTCATTCATCTGCGTGCCGGTCAAGCTCGGGGACAGCGTAATAGGCGCATTCTCTGTTGACAAGATATTTTCTCCCGAAGTCTCGCTTGAAGAGGACATGAGGTTCCTTTCCATAATTGCCTCTATGATAGGGCAGGCGGTAAAGATAAGACAGCTGATACAGTCCGAAAAGGACCAGTTGATAGAGGAGAACCTGAAGCTGAGGGAGAACCTGAAGGAAAAGTATAGCTACAAGAACATCATCGGCAACAGCAACAGGATGCGAGAGGTCTATGAGATGGTGGCCAAGGTGGCCAAAAGCGACGCTACGGTCCTGATAAGGGGGGAGTCCGGCACCGGCAAGGAACTGGTGGCCAATGCGATACACTATAACAGCCTGCGCTCAAAAAAACCCTTTATCAAGGTTAATATCGCGGCCCTGCCCGAAAATCTAATAGAATCAGAACTTTTTGGTTACGAGCGCGGGGCCTTTACGGGAGCACTAGAAAGACGGGCGGGGAGGTTTGAACTGGCAGAGGGCGGAACGCTCTTTCTTGATGAGATAGGGGACCTCGGAGCGGGGCTGCAGGTAAAACTACTTAGGGTGATACAGGAAAGAGAGTTTGAGCGCCTGGGCGGCACCGAAACGATAAAGAGCAATGTCAGGCTGATCGTTGCGACCAACCATAATCTGGAAGAAAACGTCAAAGAATCAAAATTCAGAGAGGACCTTTACTACCGTCTGAATGTTTTTCCGGTCTATCTTCCGCCCTTGAGGGACCGCAGGGACGATATCATGCTGCTTGCCGAATTTTTCCTGGACAGGTACTCAAAAAAGAACTCCAAGACTATCAAAAGGATATCAACGCCCGCTATCGATGCTCTGATGAGTTATCACTGGCCCGGAAATGTGAGAGAACTGGAAAATACCATTGAAAGGGCAGTCCTTATGTGCGAGGGAGAGGTCATTTACGCGCATCACCTTCCTCCGACGCTCCAGACGGCAGAGACCTCAAAAACAAAGACCGACCTTGCGCTTGACGAACTTGTGGGAAATTATGAAAAGGACATTATTACTGATGCCCTCAAACAGACAAAGGGCAATATTTCTAAGGCTGCAGTTCTGTTGAAAACAACCAAACGCATACTGGGCTACAAGATCACCTCATACAAGATAGACTACAAGAGTTTTAGATAAAGACCCAATAGCTTTCAACAAAATCGTATCAATACTTCTGCCAAGATTACTATTTTGTATTAATTTGCCTCTTTTGACCTTGTTTTTCAAGGCGCGGGAATTGCTGTTTAAAGGGCAAAGGAGGTAGAAAAAGATGAAGAACAGAAGTTTGCTGATCTTGCTGGCGCTTTTGATGACGGAGGGGCTTTGCCTTGCCACCCCTTCCACCCAGATCTGGAACCCGTCCACGGATATTCAGGCAAAGGGAGTGTGGCATTTTGGGATAGACAATTATTTTACCGTACAGGGGCCCTCCGACGGCGGATATGCTTTCCCTACCGATCTGGGGTTGACCGTTGGCATTAACCCCAATATTGAGGTCGGCTTTGATGCTTTTCTTCCTCAGAGCAGCCCGTTCACATTTAACGCCAAGGCGGCTGTTCCCGAGGCAGGGTTCATGCCCGCCGTGGCCGCGGGAGGGTACGGCTTTGGCACTTCCCCCGGAGTTACGGACCAAAATGTTGTCTACGGCCTTGCCGCAAAGACTTTTCCTGTGATAGGAAGGCTTACGGCCGGATATTTTTCCGGCAATCCCAATGTGCTGGTAGATCCTTCGGGAAAGGCAGACAACAGCGGGCTTATACTGACTTGGGACAAAAGTATCACGGATAAACTGTGGGCGTGTATAGACTATGCCGGGACAAATTCTGCCCTGGGAGCACTTTTTTACGGCTTCTCTTATGCGTTCTCACCAAATACATCGGTACTGCTTGCTTACGGTACCTATAATAACGGCTCCAAACCCACAATAACAACCCAGCTGGACATAAATATATGATGGAACAAAAATGTTTTAATGGAGGCAAAAATGATACAAAATTGTAGCAATGTTTTCACCGATTTATCAAAAAAAGGCTTATGTAAAGCAAAAAGAGAAGTGGAGCGGGAATTGCTGTATAGATTGTCAGGAACGCAGGGAAAGGAGAATTCAAAATGATAAATTCAGGAGATACAGCCTGGGTCCTTATCTCGACAGCGCTGGTCATAATGATGACCCCGGCCCTGGCGTTCTTTTACGGCGGCATGGTCAGAAAAAAGAACCTTCTTTCAACTCTTATGCTCTCTGTCATAATACTTGCTCTAATCTCGGTCCAGTGGGTGCTTTTTGGCTACACTATAGCTTTTGGCCCGGACAAAGGAGGCCTTATCGGAGGGCTGGACTGGCTGGGTCTCAAGGGAGTGGGGCAGCTGCCTTTTGACGGATATGCAGCGACCATCCCACATTCCGCTTTCATGATCTTCCAACTGGCGTTCGCTGTTATAACTCCCGCTTTGATAACGGGAGCCTTTGTCGAAAGGATCAATTTCCCTTCTTTTCTTCTTTACATATTGTTATGGTCCACATTTATTTATGCGCCTGTCGCGCACTGGGTCTGGGGGATAGGAGGGTGGCTGCGCAATTTGGGGGCTCTTGATTTTGCCGGGGGCACGGTCGTGCATATAACAGCCGGCGTTTCCGCTCTTGCTGTGGCTCTTGTTGTCGGAAAGAGAAAAGGGTACAAAAAATACCCGATGGAGCCGTCCAATATACCCCTAACCGTTTTGGGCGCCTTTCTTTTGTGGTTTGGCTGGTTTGGCTTTAACGGTGGCTCTGCCCTTGCCGCCAATGGGCTTGCTGTATCAGCCTTTGTTGTTACCAACACGGCCGCGGCAGCTGCGGCCCTTACCTGGATGGTTGTCAGCTGGATCCACAAAAGGCCCAGTGTTCTGGGAGTTGCTACAGGCGCTGTGGTGGGACTGGTCGCAATAACACCGGCTTCGGGTTTTGTAAGCCCGCTTTCGGCCATTGTGATAGGGGCAGTGGCTGCCATCATTTCTTATTATGCGATCATCCTGCGGATGAAGACCAATCTGGACGACTCGCTTGATGTTTTTGCCTGTCACGGGATGGGAGGCATCACGGGCGCCCTTGCCACCGGGCTCTTTGCCGAAAAAGCCGTCAATGCGGCTGGGGCGAACGGGCTTTTCTTTGGCAATGTCGGCCAATTTCTGGTCCAATTGTACACGGTTGGCGTGGTAGTAGCGTTTTCATTTGTTGCAGCTTACGTACTGGCAAAAATTGTTGATGCGGTTTTCGGCCTGCGCGCAAAGGAAGAAGAGGAAGAGCTGGGGCTTGATATTTCGCAGCACGGCGAAGTGGCTTTTGGCTCCTAGAAAGGAGATCTGCTATGGGGTACAAAAAAATCGAGGCAGTGATACGGGAAGAAAAACTGGAGGAGGTCAGGATAGCTCTGGAAGAGGCAGGCTTTGCGGGAATGACCGTAACTCAGGTAAAAGGCAGAGGTTCACAAAAAGGCGTTGTTCTGGAGTGGCGGGCGGGCGAGTACCGTGTGGAATTCCTCCCAAAACTTAAAGTGGAAGTAGTGGTGGACGAGTTCGACTCGCAGCGCGCCGTTAAGGCAATAGAGGAAGCGGCAAGGACCGGGAAAACGGGGGACGGTAAGATCTTTGTAAGTCCGGTGGACTCGGTGATACGGGTCCGCACGGGAGAAAGGGGTGAAAAAGCGCTGTGATCGGAGGCTGTATCAAGAATTAAAGAAGGAGAAGAAAGATGCCGAGCAAAGAAGAAATAATCAAACAGGTCAAAGACAACAAAATAGAGTTCATAAGGCTCTGGTTTACCGACATCAACGGGATACTCAAGAGTTTTGCCATCAGCCCGGACGAACTTGAAGGAGCGCTGACCCAGGGCATGGGTTTTGACGGCTCTTCCATCACAGGTTTCCAGGATATAGAGGAATCCGACATGATAGCGATGCCGGACAAAGACACTTTTGCCATCCTGCCGTGGAGGCCGGAAGAGGCTCCCGTGGCAAGAATGATCTGCGATATCCTCCAGCCCGATGCCGGAAAGCACAAGCCTTATGAGGGAGACCCCCGCTATATACTTAAAAGAGCGATAGAAAAAATGAAGAAGATGGGCTTTGACCACTTTTATGTTGGTCCGGAGCTTGAGTTCTTCTATTTTAAGAACGCCCAGGGAACCGAGATACTTGACGAGGGGGGCTACTTTGACCTGACCCCTCTTGATATGGCTTCCAACCTGCGCAGGGACACGGTCCAGGCGCTGAGAAAACTCGGCATATATGTCGAATATTCGCACCACGAAGTGGCGCCTTCGCAGCACGAGATAGACATGCGCTATGCGGACGCGCTCCAGATGGCGGACAATACCGTTACCTACAAGCTCACTGTTAAAGAGATCGCTTCAAAACACGGCGTGTACGCGACCTTTATGCCAAAACCGATCTTCGGTCAGAACGGCTCCGGGATGCATGTCCACCAGAGCCTGTTCAAGGGCAAGGCTAACGCTTTTTATGATCCTAACGACAAGTACAATCTTTCCGATGTCGGAAAATCCTATATAGCCGGCATACTTAAGCACGCCCCGGAGATGATATCCATTCTTGCTTCGGGAGTGAACTCGTATAAAAGACTTGTTCCCGGGTACGAAGCGCCGGTCTATATTGCCTGGTCCAGAAGGAACCGCTCCGCTCTTGTCAGGGTGCCGATGTACCAGCCCGGCAAGGAAGTGGCCACCAGGATGGAGCTCAGATGTCCGGACCCTTCGGGGAACCCCTACCTGCAATTTGCCGTGATGCTGCAGGCAGGCCTTAAGGGGATAGAAAAAGGCTACAAACTTCCGGAGCCGATGGAGCTGAACCTCTACCACCTGACGGACGAGGAAAGGGCGGAAAAAGGAATAAAGTCGCTTCCCGCAAGCCTTGGAGAGGCCATTGCCATCACGCAACAGAGCGAACTGGTAAAAGAAGCGCTTGGCAAGCACACTTTTGAAAGGTTCATCTCTGTCAAGAAAAAAGAATGGGACGAGTTCAGGATCCAGGTCACGGAATACGAACTAAAGAGATATCTGCCGATACTTTAGTTGTGTAGAGCGGCCCTTCGACTCCCCCTCGACCCGCTATCGCTCGCTCGGGGTCGCTCAGGGCAGGGGCCGCTTTTAAATACAAAGAAGTGCCCAATAATTAGGCAGTAAAATGCTATATGATATTAGACAGCTTAGATAAAGAATCTTTAAGCAACGGAGTTCTCAAAGAGCACAAAGGAGATCTCTACCGGTTCTTTGTGGAAGCCCTGGAAAAACGGCTTATTGAAAGAGTTCTGGAGCATACCGGCGGCAACAAGCTGAAAGCCGCAAGCCTGCTGGGGATCAATAGAAATACGATAAGGTCAAAGATCAGGAAGTACTGCATATGGACAAAATGAGAGAAGAATTCGAAAAGAAAGGGCTTTACAGCCGGTCTTTTGAAAAGGACAGCTGCGGAGTGGGTTTTGTGTGCGACAGCAAAGGAAGAAAGACCCGCGATACGGTGTTAAAAGCCATCGAGGTCCTAAAAAGGCTGAGGCACAGGGGGGCAGTG encodes the following:
- a CDS encoding KH domain-containing protein — encoded protein: MKELVEYIVRALVDKPDEVEIKQTDSEGLTILEIKVAADEVGKVIGKEGRIANAIRTIAKSAGARDRKRITVEIMTREQGGM
- a CDS encoding PspC domain-containing protein, producing the protein MSKLYRSRKDVKIAGIIGGVSEATKIDSTILRLSVVFLAVVTGIFPAVITYIAGWFIIPEQPAQ
- a CDS encoding YraN family protein, whose product is MSIQSKLIGKEGEDAACRYIESLGWKVLDRNFCSSQGEIDIVAEDGQFLVFVEVKNYSFASFGTPVGAIRAAKKKSIIHAASTYLHKKNISDVYCRFDVISIYRDFEGKKNIELYKNAFQMN
- the lepB gene encoding signal peptidase I yields the protein MQRFRAFFKDTAETLFVALLIALVVRAFLLQIFWIPSASMEPTLMTGDRLIVDKLSLGVQNPLYDMNDSPVFLFNIPNPLYNTNFPLSDIRYIVKLWQPQRMEILVFKYPKDPLGTRRDFIKRLIGLPGEEIEIKNGVVYIDDQPIKEEHTMAKDAFDMPKVRIPEGHYFMMGDNRPNSADSRYWGFVPGDYFVGRALFRIWPILKIGPVPK
- the trmD gene encoding tRNA (guanosine(37)-N1)-methyltransferase TrmD, which codes for MKFDILTLFPSMFEGPLTESILKRGREKGLFSVTVHDLRDKTADKHKTADDAPFGGGAGMVMKIEPIAAFLKELKTVKTKTILLTPSGAALTQEKVRSLSKEEHLILICGHYEGVDERVSGLIDEELSIGDYVLTGGELPAMVLVDCICRHIPGVVKEMDSVTEDSFTYGLLDHPHYTRPAEHGTGSAPEVLQRGNHEEIRKWRRKEALRRTLLKRSDLFAGAQLTGEDSGLLREIILGL
- the rplS gene encoding 50S ribosomal protein L19, which produces MMGIIEDINRKTMKEKVESFGVGDTVKVFAKITEGDKERLQGFEGVVIAKKGGSSAQTFTVRKVVQGVGVERIFPIHSPKVDRIKLIRRGKVRRAKLYYLRDRIGSRATKIDEREQTSAEKALAA
- a CDS encoding YlqD family protein, whose product is MAEQEKTLELKRIVMVKAVVTEAFKENLVRELERAVRNLDTQGLAMENQSKTYLEDLKKKGMMQQVTAFKNQLAGERTRITAQKNDLLAKMEEAKRLVLGTEFVQGPLEGPVNVKVGDNLYRKVGAAELLVKDGVIMEIRNID
- a CDS encoding chorismate synthase, encoding MRFLTAGESHGKMLVAILEGIPADLSLSESDINIELQRRQQGPGRSERMKIEKDEAEIVSGVIKGKTVGSPIALLIKNKAGISGPETVTKLRPGHADLAGALKYGQTDVRNVLERASARETAARVAVGAIAKKLLSVFNIRTESKVIEIGGESSSSSWEKLVEKAKADGDSLGGIFEVMVSNVPVGLGSYVQGDRRLSSRLAQAVMSIPAIKGVEFGLGFMAAKLTGSKVHDEILFEDKFKHRTNNAGGIEGGISNGEPIIVRAAMKPIATITKPLNTVDLATKEPCLAHVERADVCAAHAAAVVGEAVCSIVIADALLEKFGGDSIEEIRSRLP
- a CDS encoding ribonuclease HII yields the protein MPHFLIERKLMRRGKLPVAGVDEAGRGPLAGPVFAAAVILDPDLKIEGLDDSKKLSPSKREALCYIIKRHSLSWAVSKVSEKRIDRINILNASLLAMKKALAALSVKPGYALVDGNRTIPGLDIGQLCVVKGDAISVSIAAASILAKVERDRQMKRLHDRFPDYGFDVHKGYGTSAHMKAIKKHGPCACHRMTFEPVRSCRLQRTVVK
- the rpsP gene encoding 30S ribosomal protein S16, whose protein sequence is MAAKIRLTRIGTKGKPYYRVIVIDESSARNASPIEILGQYVPGAEPSVFEVDKDKTSAWLKKGATPSPTVRKYLGKIGLMSAVDYSKKKKKLSKAALAEAEAQKAQAPKETAAKAPEAAQAQAQQ